A window from Sinorhizobium fredii encodes these proteins:
- the mltG gene encoding endolytic transglycosylase MltG, with protein MSDSNDNSAAQFGRNETGSNGPIIPKSANEALRPERVPEPPKRSRKARSQVVIFLNFLMTVVVFVVLAAAGAVYYAMHEYEKAGPLEANRNFIVRSGAGIIQIAEDLERNSIITDARVFRFVSEAYLDNETLKAGEYEIKAHASMQEIMELLKSGKSILYAVSLPEGLTVKQMFRKLADDPVLVGDLPTELPAEGSLKPDTYKFTRGTKRAEIVQQMVAAQKSLVEQIWEKRDPKLPVSSVDEFVTLASIVEKETGRADERPRVASVFINRLEKGMRLQSDPTIIYGIFGGEGKPADRAILKSDLEKQTPYNTYIIKGLPPTPIANPGRAALEAVANPSRTPELYFVADGTGGHVFAATLEEHNANVRRWRKLEAEKAAEAAKAAADAATVPEAQ; from the coding sequence GTGAGCGACTCAAACGATAACAGCGCGGCGCAGTTCGGCCGCAATGAGACCGGGAGCAACGGGCCGATCATTCCGAAGTCGGCGAACGAGGCGCTACGACCCGAACGCGTGCCGGAGCCGCCGAAGCGTTCCAGGAAAGCACGCAGCCAGGTCGTCATCTTCCTCAATTTCCTGATGACCGTGGTGGTTTTCGTCGTGTTGGCGGCGGCGGGCGCCGTCTACTACGCCATGCATGAATACGAGAAAGCTGGGCCCCTGGAAGCGAACAGGAACTTCATCGTGCGCAGCGGGGCCGGCATTATTCAGATTGCCGAGGACCTGGAACGCAACAGCATCATCACCGACGCCCGTGTGTTCCGCTTCGTCTCCGAAGCCTATCTCGACAACGAAACGCTGAAGGCCGGCGAATACGAGATCAAGGCGCATGCGTCGATGCAGGAGATCATGGAACTGCTGAAATCCGGCAAGTCGATCCTTTATGCCGTGTCTCTGCCGGAAGGGCTGACGGTGAAGCAGATGTTCCGCAAGCTTGCGGACGACCCGGTGCTCGTGGGCGACCTGCCAACGGAACTGCCGGCCGAAGGCTCGCTGAAGCCGGACACCTACAAATTCACCCGCGGCACCAAGCGGGCCGAGATCGTCCAGCAGATGGTTGCGGCACAAAAGTCGCTGGTCGAGCAGATCTGGGAAAAGCGTGACCCGAAGCTGCCGGTTTCGTCGGTCGACGAGTTCGTCACGCTCGCCTCCATCGTCGAGAAGGAAACGGGCCGCGCAGACGAACGGCCGCGTGTAGCCTCCGTGTTCATCAACCGGTTGGAAAAAGGCATGCGCCTGCAGTCGGATCCGACGATCATCTACGGCATCTTCGGCGGCGAGGGCAAACCAGCCGACCGGGCGATCCTGAAGTCGGACCTGGAAAAGCAAACGCCCTACAACACCTATATCATCAAGGGCCTGCCGCCGACGCCGATCGCCAATCCGGGCCGGGCGGCGCTGGAAGCGGTGGCCAATCCGTCGCGTACGCCCGAGCTTTATTTTGTCGCCGACGGGACCGGCGGTCACGTCTTCGCCGCAACCCTCGAAGAGCACAATGCGAATGTGCGGCGGTGGCGAAAGCTCGAGGCCGAAAAGGCGGCCGAGGCGGCGAAGGCGGCTGCGGATGCCGCCACGGTGCCCGAGGCGCAATAG